From Candidatus Omnitrophota bacterium, one genomic window encodes:
- a CDS encoding complement C1q domain-containing protein: MPRLKVIILFFIILVSISGVRLFAADETITLTAYYPIPYGSYSALVSDQMKIGATYSGSGIITADNNLLVEGNVGIGTPNPTQKLDVNGIIRNQNPWFVASSTDGWRSGPAGWINVRHSRPLGGNKYNWYDPQTGRFYAPVRGVYFFTASHYIYAAQAGVPYIHHVFGVNGNWNGSGRTGYSGGYTIFAENWSTYNSSTSISAILYLNAGDYVNDNVYLSSAATYMYGAYSFFQGALLFAT; this comes from the coding sequence ATGCCCAGGTTAAAAGTCATAATATTATTTTTTATCATTTTAGTTTCCATTTCCGGAGTCCGTCTTTTTGCCGCAGATGAGACTATTACTTTAACAGCTTATTATCCGATCCCTTACGGCAGTTATAGCGCGCTGGTCAGCGATCAAATGAAGATCGGGGCAACTTATTCCGGCAGCGGCATCATTACCGCGGATAATAACCTGCTGGTAGAAGGCAATGTCGGCATCGGCACGCCTAACCCGACCCAAAAACTCGATGTCAACGGGATCATCAGGAATCAGAATCCCTGGTTTGTAGCCTCGTCAACAGACGGCTGGCGGTCAGGACCGGCAGGCTGGATAAACGTTCGTCATAGCCGCCCCCTGGGCGGGAATAAGTATAACTGGTATGACCCTCAAACCGGCAGATTCTATGCCCCGGTAAGAGGGGTCTATTTTTTTACAGCCAGCCATTATATCTATGCGGCTCAGGCCGGTGTGCCGTATATCCATCATGTTTTCGGCGTTAACGGCAACTGGAACGGTTCCGGACGGACGGGATATTCCGGAGGGTATACCATATTCGCCGAGAATTGGTCTACCTACAATTCCTCGACCAGTATCAGCGCGATACTCTACTTAAATGCCGGCGATTATGTGAATGACAATGTATATTTATCAAGCGCGGCTACTTATATGTACGGGGCTTATTCTTTTTTCCAAGGGGCGTTATTATTCGCGACTTGA